A single Lactuca sativa cultivar Salinas chromosome 8, Lsat_Salinas_v11, whole genome shotgun sequence DNA region contains:
- the LOC128127746 gene encoding receptor-like protein EIX2: MYDALFDIHSEALCAKELWDTLELKYITEDASSKKFLVSDFNNFKMDDSRSVTEQFNELLGIYGRFKLHHMNMYESIVVSTIIDKLHPSWKDFKHKLKNQKEELSLVQLASHIRIEESLHAKESDKSEKLKGKIEPGQPSVHMVENKPRNQNHKGHDIRKQEHVPSNSNKKRKDLVCWRCNQAGHCKHDCRVNLGNNGAGNSGVNGKVNGSSAQVKGEPNDSVSVNTVIESQDAIFDEMRFSSIQRPKDLTFGAHKEQNSESQDGESNTKRVTPEPFEDNWTACKMNIDGFPGEDEVVVLIDLKVVMNVQVQCLGSICIHPVDMKMWRSATYTCLGIGNVSVICSEHERLALLNFKHSIQDPFEMLSSWVGNECCMWEGIQCDAVTGNVQRLKLNADSYYDFFTRNKVSSSLAELRHLKYLDLSGNGFFLGSQIPEFIGSFKQLTYLNLFDAGFEGIIPPQIGNLSNLKVLNLGSNFLKADEIAWISRLPSLELLDLSSVDLSGAQNWDQTLLHMTPLLKELSLSNCLLSNVDLGAFLNLSRILPNIKHLDLGFNSFEGPLPTFFQNMTSLTFLDLSVFNLSLAWNFPDLLSMIPSLSELHLFDCGLDRTHLSSPRLNFSTLSNIQHLDLSFNPLGGIFLSFLTNMSSLRVLDLSDTMLNSSLPIMPKLLELHLSYNMFKQIEHVGIWRQCHLQQLRVTNNKFGMEMIDSPKNASECSQDSLANLRVLDLSYNRLVGSIPESLSRLRFLDVLDLSQNHLTGPVPEFPGNLTKLDLSSNQLTGSIPKSLGTLAALTDLNLSSNLLNGSIPLSIGKLAKLRSLVLSNNSLEGVVTEAYFANLSMLKDLDASSNTKLTFNVSRGWIPPFQLKSLNLSSCNIGNGFPQWLRKQRKLQILVLSNATLSGPLPTWLRKMPIIPVLDLSHNKFSGPLTNLPNGGNDKVYTYSPEPALLLEYNLFNGSIPRSLCRRTYLVGLDLSKNMLSGKIPNCLGNLKDLTNMILSSNRLSGVIPSSIALNSSLFWLSLNDNNFIGELPRELANLQLLQVLDLGDNKFSGNIPKWIGEKFIDLVVLRLHKNNFTGRIRRSLCKISTLQILDLAYNKLTGTIPRCVGKLNGMVESHSIPLYHSASDYDKNVIQGMKGVDLEYTTIWGMWGDSTQHWKDDRVIFSSSMAALHFLSHLNLSYNNLSGQIPIGNQLQTLNDPSIYAGNKHLCGPPLPNTCSNHQDPTTTRSKKKHKATDEWMKVWLFYGDIMSGFVTGFWGVIGVLLFKKQWRQKLFMFAEVMVDKIYVAVMLRVSKIKKGREAA, translated from the exons ATGTATGATGCTTTATTTGATATCCATAGTGAAGCCTTGTGTGCCAAGGAGTTGTGGGACACCCTTGAGTTGAAGTATATCACCGAggatgcttctagcaagaagtttctaGTCAGTGACTTTAACAATTTTAAGATGGATGACTCAAGGTCTGTTACTGAACAATTCAATGAACTCCTTGGCATATACGGTCGGTTTAAACTGCACCATATGAATATGTATGAGTCCATTGTTGTGTCAACCATCATTGACAAACTGCATCCATCCTGGAAAGACTTCAAACACAAGTTGAAAAATCAAAAGGAGGaattgtctttggttcaacttgctAGTCACATTCGTATTGAAGAATCGCTTCATGCGAAGGAAAGTGACAAATCTGAAAAACTCAAAGGAAAAATTGAGCCTGGACAACCCTCGGTTCATATGGTTGAAAACAAACCAAGGAACCAGAACCACAAAGGACATGACATACGTAAGCAGGAACATGTACCAAGCAACTCCAACAAAAAGAGAAAGGATTTGGTTTGTTGGAGGTGCAATCAGGCTGGGCATTGCAAGCATGACTGTCGTGTGAATTTGGGCAATAATGGTGCTGGAAACAGTGGAGTCAATGGGAAAGTGAACGGGTCTTCGGCCCAAGTTAAAGGAG AACCTAATGATTCGGTTTCGGTTAACACTGTTATTGAATCACAAGATGCAATTTTTGATGAGATGCGGTTTTCATCAATTCAAAGACCTAAGGATCTGACTTTTGGTGCTCATAAAGAGCAAAATTCAGAAAGTCAAGATGGTg AAAGTAACACAAAAAGAGTGACGCCGGAACCTTTTGAAGATAATTGGACTGCATGTAAGATGAATATTGATGGATTTCctggagaagatgaagttgtggtCTT AATCGATTTGAAGGTTGTCATGAATGTGCAG GTCCAATGCTTGGGATCGATTTGCATTCATCCGGTGGATATGAAGATGTGGAGGAGTG CCACGTATACTTGTTTGGGGATTGGAAATGTTAGTGTAATCTGCTCTGAGCACGAGCGACTTGCTCTTCTCAACTTCAAACACAGTATCCAAGATCCTTTTGAAATGTTGTCCTCATGGGTTGGAAATGAGTGTTGCATGTGGGAAGGAATCCAGTGTGATGCTGTCACTGGAAATGTTCAACGCCTTAAACTTAATGCAGATTCCTACTACGACTTCTTTACTCGTAATAAGGTGAGCTCTTCTTTGGCAGAGTTGAGACATCTCAAATACCTCGACTTGAGTGGGAATGGTTTTTTTCTAGGAAGTCAGATCCCTGAGTTCATTGGATCCTTTAAACAGCTGACCTACCTCAATCTATTTGATGCTGGTTTTGAAGGTATTATTCCTCCTCAAATTGGAAATCTTTCTAATTTAAAGGTTCTTAATCTCGGTTCAAACTTTTTAAAGGCGGATGAAATTGCATGGATTTCTCGCCTTCCGTCACTCGAGCTTCTCGACTTGAGTTCagtggatcttagtggagcaCAAAACTGGGATCAAACTTTGCTTCACATGACTCCCTTGTTGAAAGAGTTAAGTTTGTCGAATTGTCTACTTTCCAATGTTGACCTTGGTGCTTTTCTTAATTTGAGTAGAATACTTCCCAACATCAAACACCTCGATCTTGGCTTCAATTCTTTCGAAGGTCCACTCCccaccttttttcaaaacatgacCTCCCTCACATTCCTCGATCTTTCCGTCTTTAATCTTAGTTTGGCATGGAACTTTCCAGACCTACTAAGCATGATCCCTTCTCTATCAGAGCTGcatttgtttgattgtgggcttgaTAGGACACATCTATCTTCCCCTCGTCTTAATTTCAGTACACTTTCTAACATCCAACACCTCGATCTTAGCTTTAATCCACTTGGAGGCATATTTCTGTCCTTTTTGACTAACATGAGCTCCCTAAGAGTCCTTGACCTTTCGGATACCATGTTGAATTCATCCCTTCCTATTATGCCTAAACTTCTAGAGCTTCATCTTTCTTATAACATGTTTAAGCAGATTGAGCATGTTGGAATCTGGAGACAGTGCCACCTGCAACAGTTGAGAGTGACAAATAATAAATTTGGTATGGAAATGATTGACTCACCAAAAAACGCATCAGAATGCTCCCAGGATTCTTTGGCGAATTTAAGAGTTCTTGATCTATCGTACAACAGACTGGTTGGTTCAATCCCTGAATCTCTGAGTAGATTAAGATTTTTAGATGTGCTAGATCTATCTCAAAATCACTTGACTGGTCCTGTTCCAGAGTTCCCTGGTAACCTTACCAAACTTGACCTTTCTTCTAACCAATTGACTGGTTCAATTCCAAAGTCCCTTGGAACATTAGCAGCTTTAACAGATTTGAATCTAAGTTCTAATTTGTTAAATGGGTCTATTCCTCTTTCAATAGGGAAACTTGCCAAACTCCGTTCTCTCGTTCTCTCTAACAATTCTTTAGAAGGAGTAGTTACCGAAGCCTATTTTGCCAACCTTTCCATGTTGAAGGACTTGGATGCTTCTTCTAACACTAAGTTGACGTTCAATGTTTCACGTGGGTGGATACCTCCATTCCAATTAAAATCTCTTAATCTCAGTTCTTGCAATATCGGTAATGGATTCCCACAGTGGCTTCGAAAACAACGGAAGCTTCAAATCTTAGTGTTGTCAAATGCTACACTTTCAGGACCTCTGCCCACATGGTTGCGGAAGATGCCCATCATTCCTGTCTTAGATCTCTCTCACAACAAATTCAGTGGACCTCTGACAAACCTTCCCAATGGTGGAAATGATAAAGTGTATACATATTCTCCTGAGCCCGCATTACTTCTGGAATATAACCTTTTCAATGGGTCGATTCCAAGGTCATTGTGCAGAAGAACATATTTAGTAGGACTTGATCTTTCCAAAAATATGTTAAGTGGGAAAATTCCCAACTGTTTGGGGAATCTGAAGGATTTGACTAACATGATATTAAGCTCAAATCGGCTCTCTGGTGTCATTCCAAGTTCAATAGCTCTTAATTCATCATTATTTTGGTTAAGTTTGAATGACAATAACTTTATTGGTGAACTTCCACGAGAATTGGCAAATCTACAACTTTTGCAAGTCTTAGATTTGGGTGATAATAAGTTCTCTGGAAATATACCAAAATGGATTGGAGAAAAATTTATAGATTTGGTAGTTTTGAGGTTACACAAAAACAACTTCACCGGTAGAATTCGTCGATCTCTGTGCAAAATTTCAACTCTTCAAATTTTGGATCTTGCATACAACAAATTAACAGGGACCATCCCCCGTTGTGTAGGAAAGTTAAATGGCATGGTTGAGAGTCACTCAATACCTTTGTATCATTCCGCTTCCGATTATGATAAGAATGTGATTCAGGGCATGAAAGGTGTTGATCTTGAATATACAACAATTTGGGGTATG TGGGGAGATTCCACACAACATTGGAAAGATGACAGAGTTATTTTCTCTTCAAGCATGGCAGCTTTGCactttttgagccatttgaatTTGTCATACAACAACTTGTCGGGTCAAATTCCAATAGGAAATCAACTGCAAACGCTTAATGATCCTTCAATATATGCTGGGAACAAACATCTATGTGGGCCTCCATTGCCAAACACTTGCTCAAATCATCAAgatccaacaacaacaagaagcaaGAAGAAACACAAAGCAACTGATGAGTGGATGAAGGTATGGTTGTTTTACGGGGACATAATGAGTGGTTTTGTAACAGGGTTTTGGGGTGTTATTGGAGTTCTGTTGTTCAAGAAGCAGTGGAGACAGAAGCTTTTCATGTTTGCTGAGGTAATGGTAGACAAGATATATGTTGCAGTCATGCTAAGAGTTTCCAAAATCAAGAAAGGAAGAGAAGCTGCATAG
- the LOC128127745 gene encoding receptor-like protein EIX1 — translation MGNWRGLGFHLIFVCVFLFAATYSCLGVGNVSVICSEQERVALLKFKQSVEDPFGMLSSWVGNECCMWERIQCDGVTGNVQRLHLKGDDYCLLVGKKVSSSLAELRHLKYLDLSQNYFQRSRIPEFIGSLKHLSYLNLSYAGFEGIIPPHIGNLSNLKVLDLSSNYYENFLKADDMAWAFSLSSLELLYLSAVDLSGAQNWDMMLHMIPSLKELSLSHCRLSNVNLGPFLNSSRILPHIKHLDLGFNSFKGPLPGLLQNMTSLTFLSLSGFNHSLLAWNFPNLLSMIPSLSELHLSGCGLDKTHLSSPHLNYSTLSNIQHLDLSNNPLGGIFPSVLTNMSSLEVLDLSDTMLNSSLPIMPKLLELHLSSNKFKQIEDVGIWRQCHLKQLSVTDNEFAMEMIDTPKNASECSIYALEFLELSRSLNGRIPETLGGLANLRVLDLSYNKLTGSIPESLGRLRFLQVLYLSENLLNGSIPESLGKLASLTDLDLGSNLLDGTIPVSIGQLAKLRTLSISNNSLEGAVTEAHFANLSVLKLLDASSNTKLTFNVSCGWIPPFQLIYLSLSSCNIGNGFPQWLRHLRKLKMLELFNATLSGPLPTWLRKMPIINILDLSHNKLSGSLKNLPNAGNGDAYWPFDLLLLEYNLFNGSIPRSLCRRTDLKVLDLSRNMLSGKIPNCVGNLQGLTIMSISSNQLSGAIPSSIALISSLFWLNLNKNNFTGEVPPELGNLQGLEVLDLGDNKLYGNIPNWIGKKLTSLVVLSLHKNNFTGRIPPSLCKSSNLQILDLAYNNLTGTIPRCVGNLNGMVVGHLMNLDYTLIDDDMNVIQVMKGVDLEYTTTWRMVYNMDLSSNKLVGEIPVELTALSMLVGLNLSNNHLRGGIPESIGKMMNLETLDFSKNELSGRIPSSMAALNFLSHLNLSHNNLSGQIPTGNQLQTLIDDPSIYAGNKGLCGPPLPNSCSNHQDPTTTSKKKHKAADEKMEVWLFYVDIMSGFGTGFWGVIGVLMFKKQWRHKLFMFAEETMDKIYVAVVVRVAKFKRGRE, via the coding sequence ATGGGGAATTGGAGGGGTTTGGGTTTCCATCTCATTTTCGTATGTGTGTTTTTGTTTGCAGCCACATATTCTTGTTTGGGGGTTGGAAATGTTAGTGTCATTTGCTCTGAGCAAGAGCGAGTTGCTCTCCTCAAGTTCAAACAGAGTGTTGAAGATCCTTTTGGAATGTTGTCATCATGGGTTGGAAATGAGTGTTGCATGTGGGAACGAATCCAGTGTGATGGTGTCACTGGAAATGTTCAACGCCTTCATCTCAAAGGAGATGACTATTGCCTCTTAGTCGGTAAAAAGGTGAGCTCTTCTTTGGCAGAGTTGAGGCATCTCAAATACCTCGACTTGAGTCAGAATTATTTCCAAAGAAGTCGGATCCCTGAGTTTATTGGATCCTTGAAACACCTGAGTTACCTGAATCTCTCTTATGCTGGTTTTGAAGGTATCATTCCTCCTCACATTGGAAATCTTTCTAATTTAAAGGTTCTTGATCTCAGTTCAAACTATTATGAAAACTTTCTGAAGGCAGATGATATGGCGTGGGCTTTTAGCCTTTCGTCACTCGAGCTTCTCTACTTGAGTGCagtggatcttagtggagcaCAAAACTGGGACATGATGCTTCACATGATTCCCTCCTTAAAAGAGTTAAGTTTGTCACATTGTAGACTTTCCAATGTTAATCTTGGTCCTTTTCTTAATTCCAGTAGAATACTTCCTCATATAAAACACCTCGATCTTGGATTCAATTCTTTCAAAGGTCCACTCCCTGGCCTTCTTCAAAACATGACATCCCTAACATTCCTCAGTCTTTCTGGATTTAATCATAGTTTATTGGCATGGAACTTTCCAAACCTACTAAGCATGATCCCTTCTTTGTCAGAGCTTCATTTGTCAGGTTGTGGGCTGGATAAGACGCATCTATCTTCTCCACATCTTAATTACAGTACACTTTCTAACATCCAGCACCTCGATCTTAGCAATAATCCACTTGGAGGTATATTTCCATCTGTATTGACAAACATGAGCTCCCTAGAAGTCCTTGACCTTTCAGATACCATGCTGAATTCATCGCTTCCTATTATGCCTAAACTTCTAGAGCTTCATCTTTCTTCTAACAAGTTTAAGCAGATTGAAGATGTTGGAATCTGGAGACAGTGCCACCTGAAACAATTAAGTGTAACAGATAATGAGTTTGCTATGGAAATGATTGACACACCAAAAAATGCATCAGAGTGCTCCATATATGCTTTGGAGTTTCTGGAATTAAGTCGGAGTTTAAATGGTAGAATTCCAGAAACACTTGGAGGACTGGCAAACTTAAGAGTCCTTGATCTATCATACAACAAACTGACTGGTTCAATCCCTGAATCTCTAGGAAGATTAAGATTTTTACAAGTACTATATCTATCTGAAAACCTATTGAATGGTTCAATTCCAGAATCCCTTGGAAAATTAGCATCTTTAACAGATTTGGATCTAGGATCTAATTTGTTGGATGGGACCATTCCAGTTTCAATAGGGCAACTTGCCAAACTCCGTACTCTATCTATCTCTAACAATTCTTTAGAAGGAGCAGTTACCGAAGCCCATTTTGCTAATCTTTCAGTGTTGAAGCTCTTGGATGCTTCTTCTAACACTAAGCTGACATTCAATGTTTCATGTGGGTGGATACCTCCATTCCAGTTGATATATCTTAGTCTCAGCTCTTGTAATATCGGGAATGGATTTCCGCAGTGGCTTCGACATCTGAGGAAACTTAAGATGTTAGAGTTGTTCAATGCTACACTTTCGGGGCCGCTGCCCACATGGCTGCGGAAGATGCCCATCATTAATATCTTAGATCTCTCTCACAACAAACTCAGCGGATCTTTGAAAAACCTTCCTAATGCAGGAAATGGTGATGCATATTGGCCTTTTGATCTATTACTTCTGGAATATAACCTTTTCAATGGTTCAATTCCAAGGTCATTATGCAGAAGAACAGATTTGAAAGTGCTTGATCTTTCAAGAAACATGTTAAGTGGGAAAATTCCCAACTGTGTGGGGAATCTGCAGGGTTTGACTATCATGAGTATAAGCTCAAATCAGCTCTCTGGTGCCATTCCTAGCTCAATTGCTCTTATTTCATCATTATTTTGGTTAAATTTGAACAAAAATAACTTTACTGGTGAAGTTCCTCCAGAATTAGGGAATCTACAAGGTTTGGAAGTCTTAGATTTGGGTGACAATAAATTATATGGAAATATACCCAATTGGATAGGGAAAAAACTTACATCTTTGGTAGTTTTGAGTTTACACAAAAACAACTTCACTGGTAGAATTCCTCCATCTCTTTGCAAAAGTTCAAATCTTCAAATTTTGGATCTTGCATACAACAACTTAACCGGAACCATCCCTCGTTGTGTAGGAAACTTAAATGGCATGGTTGTGGGTCACTTGATGAATCTAGATTATACACTTATCGATGATGATATGAATGTGATTCAGGTCATGAAAGGTGTTGATCTTGAATATACAACAACTTGGAGAATGGTTTATAACATGGACCTTTCAAGCAATAAACTTGTGGGAGAAATACCTGTTGAGCTCACTGCACTTTCCATGTTGGTGGGTCTGAATCTGTCTAATAATCATCTGAGAGGGGGTATTCCAGAGAGCATTGGAAAGATGATGAATTTGGAAACTCTTGATTTCTCAAAAAACGAGTTGAGCGGAAGGATCCCTTCAAGCATGGCAGCTCTGAactttttgagccatttgaatCTGTCACACAACAATTTGTCGGGTCAAATTCCAACAGGAAATCAACTGCAGACGCTTATTGATGATCCATCAATTTATGCTGGGAACAAAGGTCTATGTGGACCTCCACTGCCAAATAGTTGCTCAAATCATCAAGATCCAACAACAACAAGCAAGAAGAAACACAAAGCAGCTGATGAGAAGATGGAGGTATGGTTGTTTTATGTGGATATAATGAGTGGTTTTGGAACAGGGTTTTGGGGTGTTATTGGAGTTCTGATGTTCAAGAAGCAGTGGAGACACAAACTTTTCATGTTTGCTGAGGAAACCATGGATAAGATATACGTTGCAGTTGTGGTAAGAGTTGCCAAGTTCAAGAGAGGAAGAGAATAG